The Hymenobacter sp. GOD-10R genome includes a window with the following:
- a CDS encoding serine aminopeptidase domain-containing protein: MSYSLAWKLAATFWCGLLTATYVSRPKLGPHPVAWPTMNTYAQVVPPTVSLTLFDEARERTVPVTLYFPAANVSAAKSKKKKRKLALLNHGYGGQNTDYSFIAQILVAHGYFVASIQHELPTDEPNANTGNLRETRRPNWERGVQNMLFVRQQLQQRYPGLDEQHLLLVGHSNGGDMAMLFTHEHPQLVKKVISLDNRRMPLPRTRHPRILSIRSSDQVADEGVLPTAAEQKAFGIKIVKLPATIHNDVWDGATAAQKQEIGEAISNFLAR, encoded by the coding sequence ATGAGCTATTCTCTTGCTTGGAAGCTAGCTGCTACGTTTTGGTGTGGTCTGCTGACGGCTACGTACGTCAGCAGACCAAAGCTAGGTCCGCACCCTGTGGCATGGCCGACCATGAATACCTATGCCCAAGTCGTTCCGCCAACAGTTTCGTTGACTCTGTTCGACGAGGCGCGTGAGCGCACCGTGCCGGTCACTTTGTACTTTCCGGCTGCTAACGTAAGCGCGGCAAAAAGCAAGAAGAAGAAGCGCAAGCTAGCCTTGCTCAACCATGGCTATGGCGGTCAAAACACGGATTATTCGTTCATTGCCCAAATACTGGTGGCGCACGGGTACTTTGTGGCGAGTATTCAGCACGAACTGCCCACCGACGAACCTAATGCTAACACCGGTAATTTGCGCGAAACACGTCGGCCCAATTGGGAGCGAGGCGTGCAAAATATGCTGTTTGTACGCCAGCAGTTGCAGCAGCGCTACCCAGGCCTAGACGAGCAACACCTGCTGCTCGTCGGCCATTCCAACGGTGGCGACATGGCCATGCTGTTTACCCACGAGCACCCTCAGTTGGTTAAAAAGGTTATTTCGCTCGATAACCGCCGCATGCCGTTGCCACGCACGCGCCACCCACGCATCCTGTCCATCCGCTCCAGCGACCAAGTGGCTGACGAAGGCGTGCTGCCAACCGCTGCTGAACAGAAAGCCTTCGGAATCAAGATTGTAAAGCTTCCCGCTACCATTCACAATGATGTGTGGGACGGCGCTACAGCGGCGCAAAAGCAGGAGATCGGCGAAGCCATTTCAAACTTTTTAGCGCGATAA
- a CDS encoding class I SAM-dependent methyltransferase, with protein MANLLEAKQVVLPYQRKRAPPFATLPQPLLMNSNANQPFPQNLFRRQDESPDAQFYQVPRFVTHIDEGAITAVTQLYREYFPANGTLLDLMSSWVSHLPAEVAYQRVVGLGMNEAELRANPRLNEYVVQDLNRQPTLPFEAGSFDGAAICVSIDYLTQPVEVLRELGRVLRPEAPLVITFSNRCFPSKAIAAWHALDDHGHLQLVAQFLQAAGNWHDLELLDRSPKPRRSDPLFAVVARAGTPAAK; from the coding sequence GTGGCAAACCTGTTGGAAGCAAAGCAGGTTGTTCTGCCGTATCAACGTAAGCGCGCCCCGCCGTTTGCGACTCTTCCCCAACCTCTTCTGATGAACTCCAACGCCAACCAGCCGTTCCCCCAAAACCTGTTCCGCCGCCAAGACGAGTCGCCCGATGCCCAATTCTACCAAGTGCCGCGTTTCGTGACGCACATTGATGAAGGGGCCATTACGGCCGTCACGCAGCTCTACCGCGAGTACTTCCCGGCCAACGGCACTTTGCTGGATCTGATGAGCAGTTGGGTGAGCCACCTGCCCGCCGAAGTGGCGTACCAGCGAGTCGTTGGCCTAGGAATGAATGAGGCTGAATTGCGCGCTAATCCGCGTTTGAATGAGTACGTGGTGCAGGATCTAAATCGTCAGCCGACACTGCCGTTCGAAGCAGGCAGCTTCGACGGGGCCGCCATCTGCGTCTCTATCGACTACCTGACCCAGCCGGTGGAAGTGCTGCGCGAGCTAGGTCGGGTATTGCGGCCCGAGGCGCCGTTGGTCATTACGTTTTCCAATCGCTGCTTTCCTTCCAAAGCCATTGCCGCCTGGCACGCCCTCGACGACCACGGCCACTTGCAACTCGTCGCGCAGTTTCTGCAAGCCGCTGGCAACTGGCACGACCTCGAACTGCTCGACCGTAGCCCCAAGCCTCGCCGCAGCGACCCGCTGTTTGCGGTGGTAGCACGAGCCGGTACTCCGGCAGCCAAGTAA
- a CDS encoding SDR family oxidoreductase yields MNDLQDQIVLVTGATSGIGEVTACTLAQRGAHVVLLARNAAKAEATRAAIQQAAGHDRVDVLLADLADLEQVRRAAAEFNDRYSRLDILVNNAGLLPSKERKVTPQGYETGLATNYLGPFLLTALLFDKLRESPAARIVNVSSAGYRLANPDLNNLQQEQGYSQMYMYSNTKLYNIMFTQELARRMRAHGIQNVTTNALHPGAVASSFAGDGDSWLGIVMRLGRPFMISSEQGAATSIFLAADPSVAQISGGYYVKQKPKAVKHSFNTLENARTLWQRTEELTGTQFLD; encoded by the coding sequence ATGAATGACCTGCAAGATCAAATCGTTCTCGTCACCGGCGCTACCTCCGGCATTGGCGAAGTAACCGCCTGCACCCTTGCCCAACGTGGTGCCCACGTAGTTCTGCTGGCTCGCAATGCGGCCAAAGCCGAAGCTACGCGCGCGGCCATCCAGCAAGCCGCCGGGCACGACCGCGTGGATGTGCTGCTCGCTGACCTAGCTGATTTAGAGCAAGTACGCCGTGCCGCTGCCGAGTTCAACGACCGCTACTCACGCCTCGATATCTTGGTGAACAATGCCGGTTTGCTGCCAAGTAAAGAGCGCAAAGTCACGCCACAAGGCTACGAAACGGGTCTGGCTACCAACTACCTAGGTCCTTTCCTGCTTACCGCGCTGTTATTCGACAAGCTGCGGGAAAGTCCGGCGGCGCGTATCGTCAATGTATCGTCGGCGGGCTACCGTCTTGCCAACCCCGACTTGAATAATTTGCAACAGGAGCAGGGCTATAGCCAGATGTACATGTACAGCAACACCAAGCTCTACAACATCATGTTTACCCAGGAGCTAGCCCGCCGGATGCGCGCGCACGGCATTCAGAACGTGACGACCAACGCGCTGCACCCCGGCGCAGTAGCTTCTAGCTTTGCGGGCGATGGTGACAGCTGGCTAGGTATTGTCATGCGGCTCGGCCGACCGTTCATGATTTCCTCTGAGCAAGGAGCCGCCACGTCCATCTTCCTGGCGGCCGACCCGAGCGTGGCCCAAATCAGCGGTGGCTACTACGTGAAGCAGAAGCCGAAAGCCGTCAAACATTCCTTCAATACGTTGGAGAATGCCCGTACGCTCTGGCAGCGCACCGAGGAGCTGACTGGTACGCAGTTCTTGGATTGA
- a CDS encoding ion transporter: MPKDIQPYTTEPHWKRTAYSVIFESDTPAGRAFDIALLVAIVLSVLSVMLESVRSIDAQYGYYLRIIEWGFTGLFALEYIARLVVVRRPLTYALSLLGIIDFLAIVPTLATLVLAGSRYLLVIRTLRLLRVFRIFKLGQFVGEGEFIVTALKASRFKILVFLTAVFTLIVVVGTLMYVVEGGKNGFTSIPKSVYWAVVTVTTVGYGDISPVTVLGQALASVLMIMGYAIIAVPTGIVSAQMATPRSPAAPAPLYKQVVCHVCQASDHRPDAEYCWRCGEKI, translated from the coding sequence ATGCCCAAGGATATTCAACCGTACACCACCGAACCCCACTGGAAGCGCACGGCTTACAGCGTCATTTTTGAATCAGACACGCCGGCAGGACGGGCTTTTGATATCGCCTTGCTCGTGGCTATTGTGCTGAGCGTGTTGTCGGTGATGCTGGAAAGTGTGCGTTCTATCGATGCCCAATACGGCTACTACTTGCGTATCATAGAGTGGGGGTTTACAGGCCTGTTTGCCCTTGAATACATTGCCCGGCTAGTCGTGGTGCGCCGCCCGCTAACGTACGCTTTGAGTTTGCTGGGCATCATTGACTTCTTGGCCATTGTGCCAACGCTGGCCACGCTGGTGCTGGCGGGCAGCCGCTACTTGCTGGTTATTCGCACGCTGCGGCTACTACGGGTATTTCGCATCTTCAAGCTAGGACAGTTTGTGGGCGAAGGCGAGTTTATCGTGACAGCTCTCAAAGCGAGCCGCTTCAAGATTCTGGTATTTCTCACGGCGGTATTCACCCTCATTGTCGTGGTGGGCACGCTGATGTACGTGGTGGAGGGCGGTAAAAACGGCTTCACCAGCATTCCCAAAAGCGTCTATTGGGCCGTCGTCACCGTGACAACGGTAGGGTACGGCGACATTTCGCCAGTTACGGTGCTAGGGCAGGCGCTAGCCTCGGTGCTCATGATTATGGGCTACGCCATTATTGCGGTGCCCACCGGCATCGTATCGGCCCAAATGGCTACGCCACGCTCGCCGGCTGCCCCCGCGCCCCTCTACAAACAGGTCGTTTGCCACGTCTGCCAGGCCAGCGACCATCGCCCCGACGCGGAATATTGCTGGCGGTGCGGCGAGAAGATATAG